The genomic interval CCCGGCAGTAGTTCAAGAGCCACTGCTGGCGGCCCGCGTCGTCCAGCTTCGAACAATCCAAGCCGATCCGTTTGTTGAACGCGGCCTGCTTCTCGAACATCTCCTCCAACCAGTCTTTCTGCGGCATGGCCTGTCTCCTGTCAGGGGTCCGGCCGTCTCCCGTGAGAATTGGCCGATGGATATATCGGTGCAGTGAACCGTATGCCGGGGCGCCCTGCAAGCTTGCATTGGCCCTGCGGCACCGGATTCTCACATTCTCACCACTGCGGTGCGCCGTGCCATTCAATTGCTCTTTTTAACGGAAAACAACGGCTGGCCCTATTCATGCTGTAAGGTCCGTAGATGATGGCGACTGTACTAACCAAACAGAGGGAGATGAGATCATGAAACCGCTCGCCGTGGCTTGGAGTTTCCTGTTCATCGGGTCCGCCTTTCTGGTTCCCGCGCCGGTCCACGCACTAAGCGTCCCCGATTTTTCCGGAGTGGCTTACCTCGAAGCATACCTTTTCGATGCCGCCGACAATGCCCTCCTGGCTGGATACGGGCCGTTCGAATGGGCGGACGGGATGTGGCTGATTGACCGGGTCCCCCTGGGCCGCGAGCTGGTGCTACAGCTCGTGGCCTCCGACGAGCAGGGGCGGCCGTTGTTCGAGGGGGAGATGGAAGGCATCTGGTTGGACCCGGACGGCGACTTCATGGGGATCGGAATGGGGGTGATCATCATGATGAGGGGGGCCGAGGGTATCCGGGTCATCGCGGACCCGTACGCGGACTTCGGCGAAATGCTGCTTGAACCCGTCCCCGCCGCGCTGACGGTGGGCGTGGACATCAAGCCCGGGTCGGAAAGAAACCCCGTCAATCTGCGCGCGCACGGCGTGCTCGTGACCGCCGTGCTGGGGGCGGAAGACTTCGATGTGTCCCGGATCGACCTTTCCACGCTAACTCTCGCCGGCCTGCCCGTGGAGAGGACAAGCAAAGAGGACGTGTCCGGACCGGGAGGCAAACGGGACGGGATGGCCGACCTGGTGACCTTCGTCAGAATCCCGGCGCTGGCCGCCGTGCTGGCCGACTTGCCGCGCGGGGATGTAGTGAAACTGGTTCTCGCCGGCGCCCTTGAGGATGGCACCCTCATCGAGGGGGGCGATACGGTGCAGATCCTGAAGCCGAAAAAATAATCGCCGGGCCAGCTCACGCCAGGGTTCGTCGCCGATCAGGCCGGTGCATTCCGCGCCGGGGATCGCGCGCCTTCCATTTCTAATGCCATCCGGCTCATCTTGTGCTATGAGAAACAACACGGGTTGGCGTGAGGAGAGTCGGATTATGGAAAATGTGATCATCCTGGGCAGCGGGGCGGCGGGTCTGGCCGCCGCGATCTACACGGCGCGGGCCGACCTTGCCCCGCTGGTCATCGAGGGGCTGCAGCCGGGTGGACAGCTTACGACGACCACGGACGTGGAGAATTATCCCGGGTTTCCCGAGGGCATCGACGGCACGATGCTCATGGAAAACATGAAGGCGCAGGCGAAGCGATTCGGCGCGCGCGTGGGTTCCGGCACGGTCTCCGCCGTGGAGTTCCGCCAGCCGCCCTTCCGCGTAACCCTGGACGACGGCCAGGCCTTCGAGGCCCGCACCGTCATCGTCGCCACCGGCGCCAGCGCCCGCTACCTGGGCCTGGAATCGGAGCAACAGCTCATGGGCCGCGGCGTCTCCGGCTGTGCGACCTGCGACGGGGCGCTCTACCGCAAGGTGCCCGTCGCCGTCGTGGGCGGCGGCGACACGGCCATGGAGGAGGCGACGTTCCTGACCCGCTTCGCCTCGCGCGTCTACCTGGTTCACCGGCGGGACCAGTTCCGCGCCTCGAAGATCATGGCCGACCGTGTCCTGGCCAACGAAAAAATCGAGGTAGTCTGGAACTCCGTCGTGACCGAGGTGCTGGATGTCCAAGCCAACGAGGTCACGGGCGTGCGGGTGAAGGACGTCAAGACCGGCGCGGAACGCGTGCTGGAGGTCAAGGCCATGTTCTCCGCGATCGGGCACCAGCCCAACACGGAGGTCTTCAGGGGCCAACTGGACATGGATGACAAGGGCTACCTCGTGACCCGGAACACGCGGACGAACGTCGAGGGCGTCTTCGCCGCGGGCGACGTGCAGGACTCGGCCTACCGCCAGGCCGTCACGGCCGCGGGCAGCGGCTGCATGGCGGCGCTGGAAGCCCAGCGATACCTGGAAGAGAAAGGCGCAGGATGACCGATCCCTCCACGGGAGCAGGGCAGGACCGGAAGGAATGGGCCACCTTTGTCCGGCTCTTCCGGTACGCCCGCCCGTATGTGCTGCGGCTGCTGCTGGGCGCGGTCTGCGGCATCCTTTTCGCGGGTTCGATGGCCGGCATGCTGGTCGCGGCGAAGGAGGTCTTCGGCCGCATTTTCAACCCGGAGGAAATTTCCTGGGCGCGAACCCTGCTGTTCGTAGGCCTCCTGCCGCTGTTCGCGCTGGTCCGGGGCATCGGCCAGTTTGCCAGCACCTACTTCATCGAGTGGGTCGGCAACCGTGTGGTGATGGACCTGCGTGTGCGGGTCTTCAACCACCTGCAGGACCTGTCGCTGCTGTTCTTCACCCGGGCGCGCACCGGCGAGCTGATCTCCCGCACGACGAACGACACCGCGATGATCGAGCGGGCGGTCTCCACGGTGCTGGCGGACCTGATCCGCGAGCCGTTCACGCTCGTCGCGATGGTGGGGTTCGTGTTCTGGCTCGACTGGAAGCTGGCCCTGATCAGCATGGTGTTGTTCCCGATCTGCATCATCCCCGTTGCGCTCTTCGGCCGCCGCGTGCGCCGCTTCTCCCGCGAGGGGCAGCAGCAGCTGGCGGACATGGTCTCCGTGCTCCAGGAAAACGCGGGCGGCGCGCGGGTGGTCCGGGCCTTCGGCCTCGAGGAGCTGGAGCGGGCGCGCTTCCTGAAGACCGCGCGGGGCGTGTTCAGCCGGCTGATGCGCGTGGTCCGCGCCCGGGCCTCGGTGGACCCGATCATCGTGTTCATCTCCATGCTGGGCCTGGGGCTGGTGCTGGTATACGCCCGCTGGACGCGAATGGGCGTCGAGGATTTCTTCGCCTTCGCCGCGGCGCTCGTCGCCCTCTACGATCCCGCCAAGAAGATCAGCCGCATGCACATCAGCATCCAGCAGAGCGCCGGCGCGGCCGACCGGATCTTCGAATTGCTGGACACGCCCATCAGCGTGCAGCCCGCCGCCCGCGCAGCGCCGTTCGAGGGGGGGGTGCAGTCAATCCGCTTCGAGGACGCCGCGTTCGCCTACGACAACGAACTGATCCTGCGAGGCATCCGGCTGGACGTCTCGGCGGGCCAGCGCATCGCCATTGTCGGCGGCTCCGGCTCGGGCAAGACGACGCTGGTCGGGCTGATCCCGCGATTCTACGACGTGACCGCCGGGCGGATCCTGCTCAATGGGCGGGATCTCCGCGAGTACACGCTGGACAGCCTGCGGCGCCAGATCGGCATGGTGACGCAGGACACTTTCCTGTTCAACGAGACCGTGGCGCGGAACATCGCCTTCGGGAAACCCGAGGCGACCCGCGAGGAGATCGAGCAGGCCGCGCGGCGCGCGCACGCCCACGATTTCATCCAGGAACTGCCCCGGGGTTACGACACGACGGTCGGCGAACGGGGCGTGCGGCTGTCCGGCGGCCAGTGCCAGCGGCTCGCCATCGCCCGGGCGATCGTGCGCAACCCGCCGATCCTGATCCTCGACGAGGCCACCAGCGCGCTGGACACCGAATCGGAGCGCCAGGTCCAGGCCGCGATCGAGGAGATCATGACCGGGCGTACGGTCTTCGCCATCGCGCACCGGCTCTCCACGATCATGCACGCCGACCGCATCGTCGTGCTGGATGGCGGCGTCATCGCCGAGGAAGGCACCCACCGGGAGCTGCTCGAGCGGGGCGGGCTCTACAAGCGGCTCTACGACCTGCAGTTCCAGGATACCCCCGCGGCCTGAACCGGACCGCCTACTCCGTCGCGTTCGGAACGGGGGGCCGGCCGCAGAAGACCAGGCTGTTGTTCATGTGCTCGCGCTCGTCGAGCCCGATCCGCCGGAACACATCGCCCCACGTTTCGCAGTTCCCGTGCTCGCGCACGATGGGATGGTCCACCTTCTCCTGGTCGAGCTCCGGGTGGTCCTGGACGAACCGCATGTACTCGTGCTCGGCGTGGTCCTCGAACTGGGCGTTCAGGTCGAAGGCGGCCTTGATGTTCACCAGGGACAGCAGGCGGCTGAAGAGCCGGTACTTGAAGGCCGCGACGCGGGGCAGAAAGTGATCCCAGAACCAGTTCTTCTGGAACCCGGTCTGTTTCATGCGCTCGTTGATCACCAGCAGGTGCCAGAACTCGTTGTCCTGCGCATCGCGGGCCCAGGCCGTGATCTTCCGGCCCTTTTCGACGCTTTCCCGGTCTTCGTAAAGGTGGGTCAGGCGGAGGTACTGGCGAATTTCCCAGGCCTGGTAGGGGATGCGCGCCAGGATTTCCAGCACCTGCACCTTGCGGAGGGTCAGGGCCTTCCCGTAGAAGAAATCCATGCCCCAGAACAGCAGCCGGGCCATCGTTTTGTATTCCATGCGGGGCCGGGCCAGCGTGGCTTCCTGCTCTTTTTTCAGGTCGATCATGAGAGGCTCCTCTATGCTTGCCTGCGCCGCACTATACCGTACCCTCCTCCGCGCCGCAAGATGCTCAACCTCGGCGCCCCCGGTACCGCCGGCGGATGTCCTGGATGTAGCGTCGCGTGGTGGGATAGGTGATGGCCTCGATAAAGGCCTCGGCGTCCGGGCCGCTCGCCCGCGACCAGCGCAGGGCGTTGGACCGGCCGGCGTTGTACTCGGCGAGGGCGAAGGGCACGGGGTCGGGCCGATCGCCCCAGCGCTTCAGGGCGCGGGCCAGGTACCAGGTGCCCGCCCGGATGTTGAGTCCCGGCTCGAAGAGGTCGAGGATGCCGAACAGGCCGTCGTGGTGCTCGGCCGCCCATTCCCGCGCCGCGGCCGGCGTGACCTGCATCAGGCCGATCTCGCCGGCCG from Kiritimatiellia bacterium carries:
- the trxB gene encoding thioredoxin-disulfide reductase, encoding MENVIILGSGAAGLAAAIYTARADLAPLVIEGLQPGGQLTTTTDVENYPGFPEGIDGTMLMENMKAQAKRFGARVGSGTVSAVEFRQPPFRVTLDDGQAFEARTVIVATGASARYLGLESEQQLMGRGVSGCATCDGALYRKVPVAVVGGGDTAMEEATFLTRFASRVYLVHRRDQFRASKIMADRVLANEKIEVVWNSVVTEVLDVQANEVTGVRVKDVKTGAERVLEVKAMFSAIGHQPNTEVFRGQLDMDDKGYLVTRNTRTNVEGVFAAGDVQDSAYRQAVTAAGSGCMAALEAQRYLEEKGAG
- a CDS encoding ATP-binding cassette domain-containing protein, whose protein sequence is MTDPSTGAGQDRKEWATFVRLFRYARPYVLRLLLGAVCGILFAGSMAGMLVAAKEVFGRIFNPEEISWARTLLFVGLLPLFALVRGIGQFASTYFIEWVGNRVVMDLRVRVFNHLQDLSLLFFTRARTGELISRTTNDTAMIERAVSTVLADLIREPFTLVAMVGFVFWLDWKLALISMVLFPICIIPVALFGRRVRRFSREGQQQLADMVSVLQENAGGARVVRAFGLEELERARFLKTARGVFSRLMRVVRARASVDPIIVFISMLGLGLVLVYARWTRMGVEDFFAFAAALVALYDPAKKISRMHISIQQSAGAADRIFELLDTPISVQPAARAAPFEGGVQSIRFEDAAFAYDNELILRGIRLDVSAGQRIAIVGGSGSGKTTLVGLIPRFYDVTAGRILLNGRDLREYTLDSLRRQIGMVTQDTFLFNETVARNIAFGKPEATREEIEQAARRAHAHDFIQELPRGYDTTVGERGVRLSGGQCQRLAIARAIVRNPPILILDEATSALDTESERQVQAAIEEIMTGRTVFAIAHRLSTIMHADRIVVLDGGVIAEEGTHRELLERGGLYKRLYDLQFQDTPAA
- a CDS encoding lytic transglycosylase domain-containing protein, with amino-acid sequence MGRVSRELAVRVLYANLVLAVSLVSLAALLYLRRLHRFDALILEAGRDYGVDPRLISAVIWVESRFREECVGPAGEIGLMQVTPAAAREWAAEHHDGLFGILDLFEPGLNIRAGTWYLARALKRWGDRPDPVPFALAEYNAGRSNALRWSRASGPDAEAFIEAITYPTTRRYIQDIRRRYRGRRG